A section of the Rhodopirellula islandica genome encodes:
- a CDS encoding cysteine desulfurase family protein: MSLIYLDFNRTTPMAPSVIEAMQPYWSTHFMLPTQSHVHASAVSEAIEGARESVAFLIGCEPFELVFTSGGTEANNLGILGAADFDHTMDPLDGPPHVLISNVEHDAVMQAGLQLGRLGWDVELVPCDAQGMVPADEFEKRFRESTQMVCLQLANHVLGTLQPIRELADRCHNRGIRIHCDATTAVGKVPVDVTQLRVDSLALSAHKMYGPKGVGALFVRRGLELKPILFGESREMGLRAGSENVPGIVGFGSAASMAGRCVDEAYATLAELRQRLIDGLRSNLGERVTVFAEHVDGLPNTVTVQMPAEAKRIQKAARHLVAGLAQSESPPDEMTRVLQAIGCSEKEVGRAIRISVGWTTSREQIDRAVNLLAEATDYPSP; the protein is encoded by the coding sequence GTGTCACTGATTTACCTCGATTTCAATCGCACCACACCGATGGCCCCCTCGGTGATCGAGGCAATGCAGCCGTATTGGTCGACACACTTCATGCTGCCGACCCAATCGCATGTTCATGCCTCCGCCGTCAGCGAAGCGATCGAAGGCGCCCGCGAATCCGTCGCCTTTCTGATCGGCTGCGAACCCTTTGAATTGGTGTTCACCAGCGGCGGAACCGAAGCAAACAACCTCGGAATCCTTGGCGCGGCAGATTTTGACCACACCATGGATCCGCTGGACGGTCCTCCCCACGTGTTGATCAGCAACGTCGAGCACGATGCTGTCATGCAGGCGGGCTTGCAACTGGGACGCCTCGGCTGGGACGTGGAACTGGTCCCCTGCGACGCTCAAGGGATGGTCCCCGCAGACGAATTTGAGAAGCGCTTCCGGGAATCCACGCAGATGGTCTGCCTGCAATTGGCCAACCATGTGCTCGGCACCCTGCAACCGATTCGTGAATTGGCGGACCGCTGCCACAACCGGGGCATCCGAATTCACTGCGATGCGACCACCGCGGTCGGCAAGGTCCCTGTCGATGTGACCCAGCTTCGGGTCGACTCGTTGGCTCTCAGCGCTCACAAAATGTATGGCCCCAAAGGTGTGGGCGCCCTGTTCGTCCGCCGCGGCCTCGAACTCAAACCCATTCTGTTCGGTGAGAGCCGCGAAATGGGCCTGCGAGCTGGCAGTGAAAACGTCCCCGGCATTGTCGGCTTCGGCTCCGCCGCTTCGATGGCAGGCCGATGCGTCGACGAAGCCTACGCGACCCTCGCGGAACTGCGTCAACGGCTGATCGATGGGCTGCGAAGCAACCTCGGTGAGCGAGTGACGGTCTTTGCGGAACACGTCGATGGCTTGCCAAACACCGTCACCGTTCAAATGCCGGCGGAAGCCAAACGCATCCAAAAAGCCGCTCGACATTTGGTCGCCGGCTTGGCTCAGTCGGAATCACCCCCTGATGAGATGACCCGCGTGCTCCAAGCGATCGGCTGCAGCGAAAAAGAGGTCGGCCGGGCGATTCGAATCTCAGTGGGCTGGACGACCAGCCGCGAACAAATCGACCGAGCAGTGAACCTGCTGGCGGAAGCCACGGACTACCCGTCCCCTTAA
- a CDS encoding flagellar M-ring protein FliF C-terminal domain-containing protein — MLQNALDQFRSIYSTMPVPSRIIAGLLLTAIIVAMGFLVRGSSTPTSEYLLGGRSFSERDLDAAEVAFGNADLRGWTRDGRRIKIPIESRSEFLKALESSASLPLSLRTSVQAAIEKASPFESNEQRVARELNAKLLDIARSIMMFNDIRTARVEYDQGERMGLSRARTQSASVTIEPEGIQPLPRARVMQIKDLVQASFAGMSIDDVVVTDTNGSSSFDLADDDDPLSRKRREEEERFEMKIRNHLMGYGKIHVATHVEIDPTMSTEKASLSYADQPTTLNETSRKRETESSRPTPGGVPGAQTNALSSNRPVKLDATAQTSKTKEDERTSNRVAGQEYSTTRMAGLPVKRVKVSIGLPQSYYKKVWTKQQLEANPGQTVDDIKPLETADLVALKEQTETEIQQAVTALLPDVAAGEDRFPLVQVWDYIDLPEPALDAPATATIALSWLSDSWQTLAMLGLAAAALLIARSSVKSLSGNADPTDFKEGFGLELPAPPITVEEQADKVEAMEITGGSLKDELVALVEDNPEVAANVIRSWVGEAA, encoded by the coding sequence ATGCTTCAAAACGCTCTCGATCAATTTCGAAGCATCTATTCCACGATGCCCGTCCCCTCGCGAATCATCGCGGGGCTGTTGCTGACAGCCATCATTGTGGCGATGGGTTTCTTGGTGCGCGGCAGCTCGACTCCAACCAGCGAATACTTGTTGGGCGGCCGGAGCTTCAGTGAACGCGATTTGGATGCGGCCGAAGTCGCCTTTGGAAACGCCGACCTGCGAGGCTGGACCCGCGATGGTCGCCGGATCAAAATCCCGATCGAATCACGCAGTGAATTCCTGAAGGCACTGGAAAGCTCTGCTTCGCTCCCGCTGTCATTGCGAACCAGTGTCCAAGCCGCGATTGAAAAAGCCAGCCCGTTTGAATCGAACGAACAACGTGTGGCGAGGGAATTGAACGCCAAACTGCTCGACATCGCTCGTAGCATCATGATGTTCAACGACATCCGAACGGCGAGAGTGGAATACGACCAAGGCGAACGCATGGGACTTTCCCGCGCCCGGACACAATCCGCCAGCGTGACCATCGAACCCGAAGGCATCCAACCGCTGCCACGAGCACGTGTGATGCAAATCAAAGACCTTGTCCAAGCCTCGTTCGCAGGCATGTCGATCGACGATGTCGTGGTCACGGACACCAACGGTTCCTCATCCTTCGATTTGGCCGATGACGACGACCCACTGTCCCGAAAACGCCGGGAAGAAGAAGAGCGGTTCGAGATGAAGATCCGCAACCACTTGATGGGTTACGGAAAGATCCACGTGGCGACACACGTCGAAATCGACCCGACGATGAGCACCGAGAAAGCGAGCTTGAGCTACGCGGATCAACCCACGACGCTCAACGAAACCTCGCGAAAACGCGAAACCGAGTCATCGCGTCCCACGCCCGGTGGAGTCCCCGGCGCCCAAACGAATGCCTTGAGCAGCAACCGACCTGTCAAACTGGACGCCACCGCTCAAACATCCAAAACAAAAGAAGATGAGCGAACCAGCAACCGGGTTGCCGGACAAGAGTACTCAACGACTCGGATGGCGGGACTGCCCGTCAAACGCGTGAAGGTTTCGATTGGCTTGCCACAAAGCTACTACAAGAAGGTTTGGACCAAGCAACAGCTCGAAGCCAACCCGGGCCAAACCGTGGACGACATCAAACCGTTGGAAACCGCCGACCTGGTCGCCCTCAAAGAACAAACCGAAACCGAAATCCAACAAGCCGTCACGGCATTGCTACCCGATGTTGCTGCCGGCGAAGACCGGTTCCCGCTGGTCCAAGTCTGGGACTACATCGATTTGCCCGAGCCCGCCTTGGACGCGCCCGCCACCGCCACGATTGCCCTGTCTTGGCTGTCGGATTCATGGCAAACCTTGGCCATGCTGGGGTTGGCTGCCGCCGCACTCTTGATCGCTCGCAGCAGCGTGAAGTCACTCAGCGGCAATGCCGACCCCACCGACTTCAAAGAAGGATTCGGCTTGGAACTGCCTGCCCCTCCGATCACGGTGGAGGAACAAGCGGACAAGGTCGAGGCGATGGAGATCACCGGTGGCTCTCTCAAAGACGAACTGGTCGCCTTGGTGGAGGACAATCCCGAAGTTGCCGCCAACGTGATTCGCAGTTGGGTCGGCGAAGCTGCCTGA
- a CDS encoding S26 family signal peptidase has product MSGESIDSLSFLSADVVTVRSSTAAQLQGRLGAGEMPLVVLDHEGQTHLKRVLAGPGQKVTSDDRGRMRVDGKLIEPSDLPGLPIDIDQRRTGEIASRWSCFPSLAWQRDPEGNWFDSAETSEPRPELVWLVYEHRNVYRGNVVSRVFDDCPANMGLDRRLHPVDQVGLTVQLQLRPAGSSQESKQAAMESTSGQIHAVAWTDQGVRVVSKKLPEKLDDQSMLVKFEPQAFRTGRRFDRSELSLASAPAVSATSPVAIGWSTNSIVRVGDLRLWRPIQWRMETPSRWPLQAKEWFVAGDNTPVSVDSRRWGPIHTDQIIGICDPIVRDETLRRDSKTLHG; this is encoded by the coding sequence GTGAGTGGTGAATCGATCGACTCATTGAGCTTCCTGTCGGCGGATGTGGTCACCGTTCGTTCATCCACGGCTGCTCAGCTTCAGGGCCGGTTGGGTGCCGGGGAAATGCCGTTGGTCGTGCTGGACCACGAGGGCCAGACTCATCTCAAAAGAGTGCTTGCCGGCCCCGGGCAGAAGGTGACTTCGGATGACCGCGGGCGGATGCGCGTGGATGGCAAGCTCATCGAGCCATCTGATTTGCCGGGTTTGCCAATCGACATTGACCAGCGACGGACGGGCGAGATCGCCAGCCGCTGGAGTTGCTTCCCCTCGCTGGCATGGCAACGTGATCCAGAAGGGAATTGGTTTGATTCAGCTGAGACGAGCGAACCAAGGCCCGAGCTCGTTTGGTTGGTCTACGAACACCGCAACGTCTACCGTGGCAATGTGGTCAGCCGAGTGTTCGATGATTGCCCTGCGAACATGGGGCTGGATCGACGACTCCACCCGGTCGATCAGGTTGGACTGACGGTTCAACTGCAGTTGCGTCCAGCGGGAAGCAGCCAGGAAAGCAAGCAGGCCGCCATGGAATCAACCAGCGGACAAATCCACGCAGTGGCGTGGACCGATCAAGGCGTGCGTGTTGTCTCGAAGAAGCTGCCAGAGAAATTGGATGACCAAAGCATGCTGGTCAAGTTTGAGCCGCAGGCGTTCAGGACGGGGCGTCGGTTCGATCGGAGTGAGCTGAGCCTGGCAAGTGCTCCCGCTGTTTCCGCCACGTCGCCGGTGGCAATTGGTTGGAGCACCAATTCGATCGTCCGCGTTGGGGATTTGCGATTGTGGCGGCCCATTCAGTGGCGAATGGAAACCCCGTCGCGATGGCCCCTTCAGGCCAAGGAATGGTTTGTGGCGGGAGACAACACGCCCGTTTCAGTCGACAGTCGACGTTGGGGGCCGATTCACACGGACCAAATCATCGGGATTTGCGACCCGATTGTTCGCGACGAGACACTCCGTCGCGACTCGAAAACGCTGCATGGTTGA
- the flgC gene encoding flagellar basal body rod protein FlgC has product MISALDISTSALVAQRTRLNAISGNIANMSSLVDENGNPNPYQARQVVFQTDETASPGEAAGVKVAEVMLDESEPLYRYQPDHPLAIDEGKWEGYVAHPNIDLTTQMVDALESTRAYEANVGVIEISKSMSRQRLAILA; this is encoded by the coding sequence ATGATCAGTGCACTCGACATCAGCACCTCCGCGTTGGTTGCCCAACGCACGCGGCTCAATGCAATCTCGGGCAACATCGCCAACATGTCCTCCTTGGTCGACGAAAACGGAAACCCCAATCCTTACCAAGCCCGGCAAGTCGTCTTTCAAACCGACGAAACGGCCAGCCCCGGTGAGGCCGCTGGCGTGAAAGTCGCCGAAGTCATGCTGGACGAATCAGAACCGCTCTATCGCTACCAACCCGATCACCCCTTGGCGATCGACGAAGGCAAGTGGGAAGGCTATGTCGCTCACCCCAACATCGACCTCACCACTCAAATGGTTGACGCCTTGGAAAGCACGCGTGCTTACGAAGCCAACGTGGGTGTGATTGAAATCAGCAAGAGCATGAGCCGCCAACGACTCGCCATCCTTGCCTGA
- a CDS encoding flagellar basal body rod protein FlgB, with translation MFNPVASTTIGALEQTLAFTERRHELLAGNIANLSTPDYRSRDLDQGQFQTALADSIRDRGKEQSPGPSITQPDLSEGHIPAWVHNPFGTAIRGGTVGMPNPSSDAMSPESFSALSPSRTAESVTRDDQFSGPRAAMEQVVYHDNSDVSLEQQVTEISKNQHLHDLAVTTLRSQFELLRAAITERA, from the coding sequence ATGTTCAATCCAGTCGCCTCGACAACCATCGGTGCACTCGAGCAGACGCTGGCGTTCACCGAACGACGCCACGAACTGCTGGCTGGCAACATTGCCAACCTGAGCACGCCCGATTACCGCAGTCGCGACCTGGATCAAGGACAATTCCAAACCGCCTTGGCCGATTCGATTCGCGACCGTGGCAAGGAGCAGTCACCCGGCCCCTCGATCACTCAACCTGACCTGAGCGAAGGACACATTCCAGCTTGGGTCCACAATCCCTTTGGAACTGCCATCCGTGGCGGCACGGTCGGCATGCCGAACCCGTCCAGCGACGCGATGAGCCCCGAATCATTTTCAGCGTTGAGCCCCTCGCGAACCGCAGAATCAGTCACGCGTGACGACCAATTCAGCGGCCCACGAGCTGCGATGGAACAAGTTGTCTATCACGACAACAGCGACGTTTCGCTGGAACAACAAGTCACCGAGATATCCAAGAACCAACACCTGCACGACCTCGCCGTGACCACGCTTCGCAGCCAGTTTGAACTGCTGCGTGCCGCGATCACCGAACGTGCCTGA
- the lexA gene encoding transcriptional repressor LexA yields MAKVQLTERQREVYELVRSLIQERGYGPTVREIGEHFGIRSPNGVMCHLRALERKGLITRKANKSRAIELTGENARSPTGLPMAGIVRSQPTDIDMNATDVVDLGKILADGDRFVVQISGDSLASRGIHDGDYIVINKQDSVQPGQLAAIETTPGNVSLRYWHPINGHVELRNGDRDLSPVTVVNPKVVGVAVATVRTTL; encoded by the coding sequence ATGGCCAAAGTTCAACTGACCGAAAGACAAAGAGAGGTCTACGAGCTAGTTCGCTCCTTGATCCAAGAACGAGGTTATGGGCCCACCGTTCGTGAGATTGGCGAGCATTTCGGCATCCGAAGTCCCAATGGTGTCATGTGTCACCTCCGCGCGCTCGAACGCAAAGGATTGATCACCAGGAAAGCCAACAAGTCGCGAGCAATCGAGTTGACGGGCGAAAACGCTCGTTCCCCCACGGGTTTGCCGATGGCAGGCATCGTCCGAAGCCAACCCACGGACATCGATATGAACGCGACCGATGTGGTTGATTTAGGCAAGATCCTTGCCGACGGCGATCGATTTGTTGTTCAAATATCAGGGGACTCTCTGGCCAGTCGCGGGATCCATGATGGTGATTACATCGTGATCAACAAGCAGGACAGCGTCCAACCGGGGCAACTCGCCGCGATCGAGACCACCCCTGGAAATGTTTCGCTTCGCTATTGGCATCCGATCAACGGCCACGTGGAACTACGCAACGGCGATCGCGACCTGTCCCCCGTCACCGTTGTGAACCCCAAGGTGGTGGGCGTCGCTGTCGCAACCGTCCGGACCACGCTGTAG
- the fliE gene encoding flagellar hook-basal body complex protein FliE, giving the protein MRPVASFRPPPTFSALQSGASSQATKPAGLEQHGSNQAFSLLDPNSTPSSSTDSSFGEMGNLLMNQVKGVNSMQNQADSMVHSMLTGGDVNEAEVLTSVQKADLAFRMLMQIRNKLMDAYREIQQVQI; this is encoded by the coding sequence ATGCGTCCCGTTGCTTCCTTCCGTCCGCCGCCAACGTTCAGTGCGTTGCAGAGCGGTGCGTCGTCGCAGGCGACCAAACCGGCAGGACTCGAACAACACGGATCCAACCAAGCCTTTTCACTGCTTGACCCCAACTCCACGCCGTCCAGCTCCACCGACTCTTCATTCGGTGAGATGGGCAACCTGTTGATGAATCAAGTCAAAGGCGTCAACTCAATGCAGAACCAAGCCGACTCCATGGTTCACTCCATGTTGACCGGCGGCGATGTCAACGAAGCCGAAGTCCTCACCTCGGTCCAAAAGGCCGACTTGGCATTCCGGATGCTGATGCAAATCCGCAACAAGCTGATGGACGCCTATCGAGAAATCCAACAAGTTCAGATCTGA
- a CDS encoding SET domain-containing protein: MTALDKQRRKKLQAVVDKDYSYRSYYDDDIEVKGTGRCGFGVYAARQFQPGELVFEVTGQLIHKKHYVGSEYVMDLDKDWYLEPSTPGAFMNHSCSPNCELVQLTNFSLGVVAICNIEAETEITFDYAWEAFDWNPKCQCGARNCRGWVVSEEEVKKMKRLAKGRKKKPR; this comes from the coding sequence ATGACCGCACTGGATAAACAACGCCGCAAGAAGCTCCAAGCTGTCGTTGACAAGGACTATTCCTACCGCTCGTACTACGACGACGACATCGAAGTCAAAGGGACGGGACGGTGTGGCTTCGGCGTCTACGCAGCTCGCCAATTCCAACCCGGCGAACTGGTGTTCGAAGTCACTGGACAACTGATTCACAAAAAACACTACGTGGGCAGTGAATATGTGATGGATCTGGACAAAGACTGGTACCTCGAACCCAGCACGCCAGGTGCCTTCATGAATCACTCGTGCAGTCCCAACTGTGAATTGGTGCAGTTGACCAATTTTTCGCTGGGCGTCGTCGCGATCTGCAACATCGAAGCTGAAACCGAAATCACCTTCGACTATGCCTGGGAAGCCTTCGACTGGAATCCCAAGTGTCAGTGCGGTGCCCGCAATTGTCGCGGCTGGGTCGTCTCCGAAGAGGAAGTCAAAAAGATGAAGCGTCTGGCCAAAGGACGCAAGAAAAAACCTCGCTGA
- a CDS encoding ATP-binding protein — translation MSHHFIGQDNDPPLAILVETLASPMLVAHPAPVCLEVDMDAALRLPADQASFCQLIESLIRQALIEMPEGGELTITGCQTNTGIEIELADTGAAVDQRACKLPMIAAALSAELNWQDCPQGGGAVTVKFPHYQVAKRRAA, via the coding sequence ATGTCACATCATTTCATCGGCCAGGACAACGATCCACCTTTAGCCATTTTGGTGGAAACGCTCGCATCGCCCATGTTGGTCGCCCACCCAGCACCAGTTTGCTTGGAGGTGGACATGGACGCCGCCCTGCGTTTGCCCGCCGATCAGGCGTCTTTTTGCCAGTTGATCGAAAGCCTGATTCGACAAGCCCTGATCGAAATGCCCGAGGGTGGCGAACTCACCATCACCGGCTGCCAAACCAACACCGGCATCGAGATCGAACTCGCTGACACCGGTGCTGCAGTCGATCAACGAGCCTGCAAGCTGCCGATGATCGCGGCGGCCTTGTCGGCGGAACTGAATTGGCAAGATTGCCCTCAGGGCGGCGGTGCAGTGACGGTCAAATTCCCCCACTACCAAGTCGCCAAACGCCGGGCCGCTTGA